One stretch of Tenacibaculum sp. MAR_2010_89 DNA includes these proteins:
- a CDS encoding aldehyde dehydrogenase, with translation MNIKNYINGEFLSPINENYIDNYNPSIGEVYGTIPNSTKEDVALAYKAASDAFPEWSNKTLEDRSRILIRISELLEANLERFANAEAKDNGKPVSLASVVDIPRSASNFRFFANAITQFSSESHESIGLGAVNFTLRQPIGVVGCISPWNLPLYLFTWKIAPAIAAGNCVVAKPSEVTPMTAYLLGEICNEAGLPKGVLNIVHGLGQTTGQAIIEHPEVKAISFTGGTATGAHIARTAAPMFKKLSLELGGKNPNVIFADSDYDKMLTTTVRSSFANQGQICLCGSRIFVEESIYEQFKKDFVKKVSELKIGNPFDNDTNVGALVSKQHLEKVKSYIDIAENEGGRILYGGNRVVVEGSENGYYLQPTIIEVGDNKCVLNQEEIFGPVVTLMSFKTDKEALLLANDVKYGLSATLWTNNLNRTMQFSKQLNTGIVWVNTWMLRDLRTPFGGQKASGVGREGGFEALRFFTEPKNICIKYE, from the coding sequence ATGAACATAAAAAACTACATAAATGGCGAGTTTCTGTCTCCAATTAATGAGAATTACATAGATAACTATAATCCATCAATAGGAGAAGTATACGGTACAATACCTAACTCGACTAAAGAGGATGTTGCATTGGCTTATAAAGCAGCAAGTGATGCTTTTCCTGAATGGTCTAATAAAACATTGGAAGATCGAAGTAGAATTCTAATAAGAATATCTGAGTTATTAGAAGCTAATCTTGAACGTTTCGCTAATGCAGAAGCTAAAGATAATGGTAAACCAGTTTCGTTAGCAAGTGTGGTTGATATCCCAAGATCTGCAAGTAATTTTCGTTTTTTTGCAAATGCCATTACTCAGTTTTCATCAGAGTCTCATGAAAGTATTGGATTAGGTGCTGTCAATTTTACATTACGTCAACCTATTGGCGTAGTTGGTTGTATATCACCATGGAATCTTCCCTTATATTTATTTACATGGAAAATAGCTCCGGCAATTGCAGCAGGTAATTGTGTTGTAGCAAAACCAAGTGAAGTAACGCCAATGACTGCGTATTTATTAGGGGAAATATGTAATGAAGCTGGATTACCAAAAGGAGTATTAAACATAGTTCATGGTTTAGGACAAACTACTGGACAAGCAATTATTGAGCATCCTGAGGTAAAAGCAATTTCATTTACAGGAGGTACAGCAACAGGAGCACATATTGCAAGAACTGCAGCACCTATGTTTAAAAAGTTGTCTTTAGAACTTGGTGGAAAAAATCCGAATGTCATTTTTGCAGATTCTGATTACGATAAGATGTTAACTACAACGGTACGATCTTCATTTGCTAACCAAGGTCAAATTTGTTTATGTGGAAGTAGAATTTTTGTTGAAGAATCTATATATGAGCAATTCAAGAAAGATTTTGTAAAAAAAGTATCTGAATTAAAAATAGGTAACCCTTTTGATAATGATACAAATGTAGGAGCACTTGTTTCAAAACAACATTTAGAAAAAGTAAAATCATATATTGATATAGCCGAAAATGAGGGAGGAAGAATTCTTTATGGAGGAAATCGAGTAGTGGTAGAGGGAAGTGAAAACGGATACTATTTACAACCTACAATTATCGAAGTTGGAGATAATAAATGTGTATTGAACCAGGAAGAGATATTTGGACCTGTAGTAACCTTAATGTCTTTTAAAACGGATAAAGAAGCTCTATTGTTGGCTAATGATGTAAAGTATGGGTTATCAGCAACTTTATGGACTAATAATTTAAACAGAACAATGCAGTTTTCTAAACAATTGAATACTGGAATTGTTTGGGTAAATACATGGATGTTGCGAGATTTAAGAACGCCTTTTGGTGGACAAAAAGCGAGCGGAGTTGGACGAGAGGGTGGTTTTGAAGCATTGCGTTTTTTTACTGAACCTAAAAATATTTGTATAAAATATGAATAA
- a CDS encoding DUF6500 family protein → MNNEIRQRIVEVCDKKIAQKGDQVGVSFYAFFKNKNDDPKLLMEVATWWIQTHQLDHFEKAIKIKRKVKNNE, encoded by the coding sequence ATGAATAATGAAATACGACAAAGAATTGTTGAGGTTTGTGATAAAAAAATAGCTCAAAAAGGAGATCAAGTTGGAGTTTCATTCTACGCATTTTTTAAAAATAAAAATGATGATCCTAAATTACTCATGGAAGTGGCAACTTGGTGGATTCAAACACATCAATTAGATCATTTTGAAAAAGCAATTAAAATTAAAAGAAAGGTTAAGAATAACGAATAG
- a CDS encoding RidA family protein, which yields MGEKKVTPRGAYPHVKVVGDFIFVSGTSSRRADNSIAGVDIIDEMGTKRLNIETQTREVLKNIDKNLQTVGASIKDVVDVSTFLVNMNDFAGYNKAYAEFFEKETGPTRTTVAVHQLPHPDLVVEIKVTAYKKAN from the coding sequence ATGGGAGAAAAAAAAGTAACACCAAGAGGAGCTTATCCACATGTTAAGGTAGTAGGAGATTTTATTTTTGTATCAGGAACAAGTTCGCGCCGTGCAGATAATTCAATTGCTGGAGTAGATATTATTGATGAAATGGGAACCAAACGTTTGAATATAGAAACACAAACGCGTGAAGTTTTAAAAAACATTGATAAGAATTTACAAACAGTTGGTGCTAGCATAAAAGATGTAGTAGATGTTTCTACTTTTTTGGTAAACATGAATGATTTTGCAGGTTATAATAAAGCATATGCTGAGTTTTTTGAAAAAGAAACAGGTCCTACACGTACTACTGTAGCTGTACATCAATTACCACACCCTGATTTAGTGGTAGAAATTAAAGTTACAGCATATAAAAAAGCAAACTAA
- a CDS encoding phytanoyl-CoA dioxygenase family protein, which yields MSEFSQNKKELINKGYSITESIFSDEERLQLIHLIESSENKYAIRQLVNKVPEIKEVIFKNEKFKKLYASVCCTDYFLSKAIFFNKIGKFNWFVSHHQDLSISVKKKLIIEGYTNWTNKNAQLGVIPPKEILENIITFRIHLDKTDETNGALKVILESHKNGIIRIDENFKKENIGKEELCIVNEGGVMLMKPLLLHASSKSITNHDRRVIHLEFCNQEIPMEWLERKEII from the coding sequence ATGAGTGAATTCAGTCAAAATAAAAAAGAGCTAATTAATAAAGGTTATTCAATTACTGAGTCTATTTTTAGTGATGAAGAACGTTTACAATTAATTCATTTGATTGAAAGTTCAGAAAATAAATATGCTATTAGGCAATTAGTAAACAAGGTGCCAGAAATAAAAGAAGTTATTTTTAAAAATGAAAAATTTAAAAAACTATATGCTTCTGTTTGTTGTACTGATTATTTTTTGTCAAAAGCTATCTTTTTTAATAAAATAGGGAAATTTAATTGGTTTGTTAGTCATCATCAAGATTTAAGCATTAGTGTAAAAAAGAAATTAATTATTGAAGGCTATACTAATTGGACTAATAAAAACGCGCAGTTAGGAGTTATACCTCCTAAAGAAATTTTAGAAAACATAATCACTTTTAGAATACATTTAGATAAAACAGACGAAACTAATGGTGCTTTAAAAGTGATATTAGAGAGCCATAAAAATGGAATTATTAGAATTGATGAAAATTTTAAAAAAGAAAATATAGGTAAAGAAGAGTTGTGTATTGTAAATGAAGGTGGAGTTATGTTAATGAAACCATTACTATTACATGCATCTTCTAAATCAATAACAAATCATGATAGAAGAGTAATTCATTTAGAATTTTGTAATCAAGAAATTCCAATGGAGTGGTTAGAAAGAAAAGAGATTATATGA
- a CDS encoding NAD(P)/FAD-dependent oxidoreductase produces MNKKDNILIIGAGLCGSLLALRLAQRGYKVELFESRPDLRTNDISAGRSINLALSDRGFKALRLAGVEDKAREICIPMHGRLIHDAKENTFASNYSGRQGEYINSISRGDLNGILLTEAEKHENVTIHFNKKCISVDIEETVVRFKDYKTKEEFSVNGDVIFGTDGAGSVLRKSYYLERKFLFSYSQNYLTHGYKELEIPADALGNHQISKDHLHIWPRGEYMLIALPNLDGSFTVTLFLSYDEGEYNFNNLTTEKRITEFFEKEFPDALKLIPSIKDEFFNNPTGALGTVKCSPWFYKGNTVLMGDAAHAIVPFYGQGMNASFEDVTVFDTILDKHEGNWEAVFKEYQLVRKEDTDAIADLAIDNYYEMRDHVANPLFKQKRMLEMSLEENFPKEYFSKYSMVTFNENIPYSEAMKKGRAQDKALLNMVAHNDLNSVSNLKEVLRKVQEETNEILEEDKIAGL; encoded by the coding sequence ATGAATAAAAAAGATAATATACTTATTATAGGAGCTGGTTTATGTGGTTCATTGTTAGCTTTACGATTAGCACAAAGAGGATACAAAGTTGAATTATTTGAAAGTAGGCCAGATTTACGAACTAATGATATATCAGCAGGTAGATCTATTAACTTAGCATTATCGGATAGAGGCTTTAAAGCATTGCGTTTAGCTGGAGTTGAAGATAAGGCACGAGAGATATGTATTCCAATGCACGGGCGTTTAATTCATGATGCTAAAGAAAATACATTTGCTTCAAATTATTCAGGAAGACAAGGGGAATATATTAACTCAATTTCTAGAGGAGATTTAAATGGTATTTTGTTAACTGAAGCAGAAAAGCATGAAAATGTAACCATACATTTTAACAAAAAATGTATTTCAGTAGATATTGAAGAAACGGTAGTACGTTTTAAAGATTATAAAACAAAAGAAGAGTTTTCAGTAAATGGAGATGTGATTTTTGGAACTGACGGAGCCGGTTCTGTATTGAGGAAAAGTTATTATTTAGAAAGGAAATTTTTGTTTAGTTATTCTCAAAATTACTTAACACATGGATATAAGGAGCTTGAAATCCCTGCAGACGCATTAGGAAATCATCAAATAAGTAAAGACCATTTACATATTTGGCCTCGTGGAGAATACATGTTAATAGCTTTGCCAAACTTAGATGGAAGTTTTACCGTTACTTTATTTTTAAGTTATGATGAAGGAGAATATAATTTTAATAACTTAACAACTGAAAAGAGAATAACTGAATTTTTTGAAAAAGAATTTCCAGATGCGTTAAAATTAATTCCAAGTATAAAAGATGAGTTCTTTAATAATCCAACAGGAGCATTAGGAACAGTAAAATGTTCTCCATGGTTTTATAAAGGAAATACAGTGCTTATGGGAGATGCAGCTCATGCGATTGTTCCATTTTATGGGCAAGGTATGAATGCTTCTTTTGAAGATGTAACAGTTTTTGATACAATTTTAGATAAACATGAAGGTAACTGGGAAGCTGTTTTTAAAGAATACCAACTGGTTAGAAAAGAAGATACAGATGCAATAGCCGATTTAGCAATAGATAATTATTATGAAATGCGTGATCATGTTGCTAACCCATTATTTAAGCAAAAACGTATGTTAGAAATGTCGTTAGAAGAAAATTTTCCTAAAGAGTATTTCTCAAAATATTCAATGGTTACTTTTAATGAAAACATACCCTATTCAGAAGCAATGAAGAAGGGAAGAGCGCAAGACAAAGCATTGTTAAATATGGTTGCTCATAATGATTTGAATTCAGTTTCTAATTTAAAAGAGGTACTTAGAAAGGTGCAAGAAGAAACGAATGAGATTTTAGAGGAAGATAAGATAGCAGGTTTATAG
- a CDS encoding DUF1697 domain-containing protein: MRRYIVLLRGINVSGKNKIPMAELRELLNNLKFKNVQTYIQSGNVILDSDDSKEVICQKIEKEITSKYGYKVPVFARNQEEWEKAITAYPFSLENEKIVAFSFLNKKPASTEIEVKGIKDDKYKVDGDVVYLNCVSGFGKTKLTNNSIEKKLNVVATTRNYKTTVKLLELATKE, translated from the coding sequence ATGAGAAGATACATAGTTTTATTACGAGGTATTAATGTGTCAGGAAAAAATAAAATTCCTATGGCAGAATTACGAGAGTTATTAAACAATTTGAAATTTAAAAATGTACAAACATATATTCAAAGTGGAAATGTTATTTTAGATTCTGACGATTCAAAGGAAGTTATCTGTCAAAAAATAGAAAAAGAAATTACTAGCAAATACGGGTATAAAGTTCCTGTATTTGCAAGAAATCAAGAAGAATGGGAAAAAGCAATTACAGCTTATCCTTTTTCATTAGAGAATGAAAAAATAGTTGCATTTTCTTTTTTAAATAAAAAACCAGCATCTACCGAGATAGAAGTAAAAGGGATTAAAGATGATAAATATAAAGTTGATGGTGATGTTGTGTATTTAAATTGTGTGTCTGGTTTTGGAAAAACGAAACTGACAAATAATAGCATTGAAAAAAAATTAAATGTAGTAGCAACTACAAGAAACTATAAAACAACTGTAAAATTATTAGAGTTGGCAACAAAAGAATAA
- a CDS encoding SDR family oxidoreductase: protein MNLNIQNRNALVCGSTQGIGKASAIQLAEEGVNVTLIARNEEKLKKVLDELPNNNQRHAYIVADFLNPKELKEKIEATSLEFHILINNTGGPAGGPVFNAQLDEFERAFTQHLKCNHVLAQAIVPFMKKEGYGRIINVISTSVKQPLDGLGVSNTIRGAVASWSKTLANELGQFGITVNNVLPGATGTERLNEIINNKATKTGKTIEEVSEAMKNASPAKRFAKPEEIANAVVFLASDKASFINGINVPVDGGRTKSL, encoded by the coding sequence ATGAATTTAAATATACAAAATAGGAATGCCTTAGTTTGCGGAAGTACACAAGGTATAGGAAAAGCTTCAGCAATTCAATTAGCTGAAGAAGGAGTTAATGTAACCTTAATAGCTCGTAATGAAGAAAAGTTAAAAAAGGTTTTAGACGAGCTACCAAATAATAATCAAAGGCATGCTTATATTGTTGCCGATTTTTTAAACCCTAAAGAGTTAAAAGAAAAAATAGAAGCTACATCTTTAGAATTTCATATTTTAATAAATAATACAGGAGGCCCTGCTGGTGGTCCTGTTTTCAATGCTCAATTAGATGAGTTTGAAAGAGCATTTACTCAGCATTTAAAATGTAATCATGTGTTGGCTCAGGCAATAGTGCCGTTTATGAAAAAAGAAGGATATGGAAGGATTATAAATGTAATTTCTACTTCTGTAAAACAGCCACTTGACGGATTAGGAGTGTCTAATACAATAAGAGGTGCAGTAGCTAGTTGGTCTAAAACATTAGCAAATGAATTAGGACAGTTTGGAATAACTGTAAATAATGTATTACCAGGAGCTACAGGAACCGAGCGTTTAAACGAAATAATAAATAACAAAGCAACAAAAACGGGTAAAACAATAGAAGAAGTATCTGAAGCAATGAAAAATGCTTCACCAGCTAAACGTTTTGCAAAACCAGAAGAAATAGCAAATGCAGTAGTTTTTTTAGCAAGTGATAAAGCAAGTTTTATTAATGGAATTAATGTCCCTGTTGATGGGGGTAGGACTAAAAGTTTGTGA